From Cannabis sativa cultivar Pink pepper isolate KNU-18-1 chromosome 8, ASM2916894v1, whole genome shotgun sequence, a single genomic window includes:
- the LOC115698499 gene encoding mavicyanin, with amino-acid sequence MGPKNTFTILVLVILGALMGNEVEAGQHVVGGSQGWEQSTDFDSWASAQTFKVGDQLVFKYSSGLHSVVELADEKAYKQCDTGSSLDSKSSGNDVVKLTKPGTRYFACGTLGHCDQGMKLKITTVAGNAPSTPTSPSSSSSSSSSSPSSTSTTTSTSTSSSTKSLSSLAAIFAVVATLFCFMF; translated from the exons ATGGGGCCTAAGAACACATTCACAATCTTGGTGTTGGTCATTTTGGGAGCTTTGATGGGAAATGAAGTTGAGGCAGGTCAACATGTTGTTGGTGGCAGCCAAGGATGGGAGCAATCCACAGATTTTGACTCATGGGCTTCTGCTCAAACATTCAAGGTTGGAGACCAACTTG TTTTCAAATATTCATCTGGACTTCATAGCGTGGTGGAATTGGCCGACGAAAAGGCTTACAAGCAATGTGACACTGGAAGTTCACTAGACTCTAAAAGTAGTGGGAATGATGTTGTGAAATTGACCAAGCCTGGAACCAGATACTTTGCTTGTGGTACTTTAGGCCATTGTGATCAAGGAATGAAGCTCAAAATTACAACAGTCGCCGGAAATGCACCTTCAACGCCAACATCCCCCTCGTCGTCATCTTCATCGTCATCATCTTCTCCTTCGTCTACTTCTACTACTACTTCAACTTCCACATCTTCTTCTACAAAATCTCTTTCTTCTTTGGCTGCAATTTTTGCTGTGGTGGCCACCCTTTTCTGCTTTATGTTTTGA
- the LOC115698596 gene encoding triacylglycerol lipase 2: MALGQDRLMSLGLIWWGVVWLLVFEPHGVYGSTRGWLFGPRKGIVASPEIGICKSSVVSYGYKCQEIDVTTQDGYILNVQRISEGRTGVGGGLKKQPVLIQHGVLVDGLTWLLNDPEENLPMILADRGYDVWIANTRGTRFSRRHKSLDPRQPKFWNWSWDELVTFDLPAVFDHVYKETGQKINYVGHSLGTLIALASFSEGRLVDQLKSAALLSPIAYLSHMNTALGVVAARSFVGEITTLVGLAEFNPKGEAVANFLKGLCAYPGVDCYDLMSAITGRNCCLNVSTVDLFLKNEPQSTSTKNMVHLAQTVRNGVLAKFNYGRADYNLMHYGETSPPIYNLSNIPKNLPLFISYGGRDALSDVRDVGMLLDSLKYHDVDKISVQFIKDYAHADFIMGVDAKDVVYNSVVSFFKHQQ, translated from the exons ATGGCTTTAGGCCAAGACCGTTTgatgagtttgggtttgatcTGGTGGGGGGTGGTGTGGCTCTTGGTGTTTGAACCACATGGTGTGTATGGCTCGACCAGGGGTTGGCTATTTGGTCCAAGAAAAGGTATAGTGGCTTCCCCTGAGATTGGTATATGCAAGTCCTCTGTTGTTTCATATGGATACAAGTGCCAGGAAATTGAT GTGACAACCCAAGATGGCTATATTCTAAATGTGCAAAGAATTTCAGAAGGTAGAACTGGGGTTGGTGGTGGCCTGAAGAAGCAGCCAGTGTTGATTCAACATGGGGTCCTTGTG GATGGGTTGACCTGGCTTTTGAATGACCCAGAAGAAAATCTTCCAATGATTTTAGCTGATCGTGGCTATGACGTGTGGATTGCTAACACCAGAGGCACCAGGTTCAGCCGTAGACACAAGTCATTGGATCCCAGACAACCC AAATTTTGGAATTGGTCTTGGGATGAGCTGGTCACATTTGATTTACCTGCGGTTTTTGACCATGTTTATAAAGAGACAGGACAGAAGATTAACTATGTTGGCCATTCTCTG GGAACTTTAATAGCTTTGGCATCTTTCTCAGAAGGGAGGCTAGTGGATCAGCTCAAGTCAGCAGCATTGTTGAGCCCCATTGCTTATTTGAGCCACATGAACACTGCACTTGGTGTTGTTGCAGCCAGATCCTTTGTTGGAGAG ATTACTACATTAGTTGGTCTTGCAGAGTTCAATCCAAAAGG GGAGGCTGTGGCTAACTTTCTTAAGGGCCTATGTGCTTATCCAGGAGTTGACTGTTATGACTTAATGTCTGCAATTACAG GCCGAAACTGCTGTCTCAATGTTTCAACCGTTGATCTCTTTCTAAAGAACGAGCCTCAGTCAACATCAACCAAGAACATGGTACACTTAGCTCAAA CTGTTCGAAATGGGGTTTTGGCAAAGTTCAATTATGGAAGAGCAGACTACAATCTGATGCATTACGGTGAAACCTCACCACCAATTTACAACCTCTCAAACATTCCTAAAAACCTTCCTCTGTTCATTAGCTATGGAGGGCGTGATGCTCTGTCAGATGTTAGAGATGTTGGGATGTTGCTCGACAGTCTTAAGTACCATGATGTTGATAAGATCTCTGTTCAGTTCATTAAGGACTATGCTCATGCTGATTTCATCATGGGAGTTGACGCTAAAGACGTTGTTTATAACTCTGTCGTCTCATTTTTTAAACATCAACAATAA